Proteins co-encoded in one Phycodurus eques isolate BA_2022a chromosome 21, UOR_Pequ_1.1, whole genome shotgun sequence genomic window:
- the ythdf3 gene encoding YTH domain-containing family protein 3 isoform X1, whose translation MSATTVDHQQRPKGQGNKVQNGSMHQKDRVNDDDFEPYISSQTNQGNSYPPMSDPYMPSYYAPSIGFPYSLGEAAWSTAGDTPMPYLTTYGQMSNGEPHFIPDGVFSQPGALGNTPPFLGQHGFNFFPGNADFSTWGTSVSQGQSTQTSVYSNSYGYAPSSLGRAIADGQAGFGSDTQLSKMPVLNSIEQSMAGLKLGTDMVAAVTKTVGVPLGGTVGMSSMAANNLPPSVSSSAGKPASWAAIAKKPAKPLLKAQPKANMGILGAAIPPPPIKHNMNIGTWDDKGGLNKPPLAQTMMPTPPLVQQPLLAQPPALLQNPLSHQPQHQHQHQPFHLQSLQSPQHPQSLPPGPLHLSSHHGPPQALHQHQPQQPGPPPNRWLAPRNRVDGFGMGVGIPPHASLCLGEVHPVLEKLRALNNYNPKEFDWNLKNGRVFIIKSYSEDDIHRSIKYSIWCSTEHGNKRLDGAYRSLGGKGPLYLLFSVNGSGHFCGVAEMRSPVDYNAYAGVWSQDKWKGKFEVKWAFIKDVPNNQLRHIRLENNDNKPVTNSRDTQEVPLEKAKQVLKIIATYKHTTSIFDDFAHYEKRQEEEEALRKVRSTQRAIQ comes from the exons ATGTCTGCGACCACAGTGGACCACCAGCAG AGACCTAAAGGACAGGGAAATAAAG TGCAAAACGGATCAATGCATCAAAAGGACAGAGTGAACGATGATGACTTTGAGCCTTACATAAGCAGCCAGACAAATCAG GGTAACAGCTACCCACCCATGTCTGACCCCTACATGCCCAGTTACTATGCGCCGTCCATTGGATTCCCGTACTCTCTGGGAGAGGCCGCCTGGTCCACAGCAGGAGACACGCCTATGCCCTACCTGACCACCTACGGACAGATGAGCAATGGCGAGCCGCACTTCATCCCCGACGGTGTGTTCAGCCAGCCCGGTGCCTTGGGGAACACGCCTCCCTTTCTGGGGCAGCACGGTTTCAACTTCTTCCCCGGCAACGCTGACTTTTCCACCTGGGGTACCAGCGTGTCCCAGGGTCAGTCCACGCAGACGTCCGTCTACAGTAACAGCTACGGCTACGCGCCCAGCTCGCTGGGCCGGGCCATCGCCGACGGACAGGCCGGCTTCGGGAGCGACACGCAGCTCAGTAAGATGCCGGTGTTGAACAGCATCGAGCAGAGCATGGCGGGGCTCAAACTGGGTACGGACATGGTTGCGGCCGTCACTAAAACTGTGGGCGTGCCCTTAGGGGGCACCGTGGGAATGAGCAGCATGGCAGCAAATAACCTTCCGCCTTCCGTGAGCTCGTCCGCAGGTAAACCGGCCTCATGGGCAGCCATCGCCAAGAAGCCGGCCAAGCCACTACTCAAGGCTCAGCCCAAAGCCAACATGGGGATATTGGGCGCCGCCATTCCTCCGCCGCCCATAAAGCACAACATGAACATTGGTACCTGGGATGATAAGGGCGGCCTGAACAAGCCGCCGTTAGCTCAGACGATGATGCCTACGCCACCTCTGGTACAGCAGCCTCTTCTCGCTCAGCCCCCGGCCTTACTGCAGAACCCTTTGTCCCATCAGCCTCAGCACCAGCACCAGCACCAGCCCTTCCACCTCCAATCCCTCCAGTCCCCACAACACCCTCAGTCCCTCCCGCCCGGCCCCCTGCACCTTTCCTCTCACCACGGCCCCCCGCAAGCCCTCCATCAGCATCAACCCCAGCAGCCCGGCCCGCCGCCCAACCGCTGGTTGGCTCCCAGGAACCGGGTCGACGGCTTCGGCATGGGCGTCGGCATCCCGCCGCATGCCTCGCTGTGCTTGGGCGAAGTGCACCCCGTGCTGGAGAAACTGCGCGCTCTcaacaactacaaccccaaAGAGTTTGACTGGAACTTGAAAAACGGACGCGTTTTCATCATCAAAAGCTATTCGGAAGACGACATCCACCGCTCCATCAAGTACTCCATCTGGTGTAGCACAGAACACGGCAACAAGCGTCTGGACGGGGCCTACCGCTCGCTGGGCGGCAAGGGGCCCTTGTATCTGCTGTTCAGCGTCAACGGCAGCGGGCACTTCTGTGGCGTGGCCGAGATGCGCTCGCCGGTGGACTACAACGCCTACGCCGGTGTCTGGTCTCAGGATAAGTGGAAGGGCAAGTTCGAGGTGAAGTGGGCTTTCATCAAGGACGTGCCCAACAACCAGCTGCGACACATCCGGCTGGAGAACAACGACAACAAGCCTGTGACCAACTCCAGGGACACTCAGGAGGTGCCCCTCGAGAAGGC
- the ythdf3 gene encoding YTH domain-containing family protein 3 isoform X2: MSATTVDHQQRPKGQGNKVQNGSMHQKDRVNDDDFEPYISSQTNQGNSYPPMSDPYMPSYYAPSIGFPYSLGEAAWSTAGDTPMPYLTTYGQMSNGEPHFIPDGVFSQPGALGNTPPFLGQHGFNFFPGNADFSTWGTSVSQGQSTQTSVYSNSYGYAPSSLGRAIADGQAGFGSDTQLSKMPVLNSIEQSMAGLKLGTDMVAAVTKTVGVPLGGTVGMSSMAANNLPPSVSSSAGKPASWAAIAKKPAKPLLKAQPKANMGILGAAIPPPPIKHNMNIGTWDDKGGLNKPPLAQTMMPTPPLVQQPLLAQPPALLQNPLSHQPQHQHQHQPFHLQSLQSPQHPQSLPPGPLHLSSHHGPPQALHQHQPQQPGPPPNRWLAPRNRVDGFGMGVGIPPHASLCLGEVHPVLEKLRALNNYNPKEFDWNLKNGRVFIIKSYSEDDIHRSIKYSIWCSTEHGNKRLDGAYRSLGGKGPLYLLFSVNGSGHFCGVAEMRSPVDYNAYAGVWSQDKWKGKFEVKWAFIKDVPNNQLRHIRLENNDNKPVTNSRDTQEVPLEKAKQVLKIIATYKHTTSIFDDFAHYEKRQEEEEALRKERSRNKQ, translated from the exons ATGTCTGCGACCACAGTGGACCACCAGCAG AGACCTAAAGGACAGGGAAATAAAG TGCAAAACGGATCAATGCATCAAAAGGACAGAGTGAACGATGATGACTTTGAGCCTTACATAAGCAGCCAGACAAATCAG GGTAACAGCTACCCACCCATGTCTGACCCCTACATGCCCAGTTACTATGCGCCGTCCATTGGATTCCCGTACTCTCTGGGAGAGGCCGCCTGGTCCACAGCAGGAGACACGCCTATGCCCTACCTGACCACCTACGGACAGATGAGCAATGGCGAGCCGCACTTCATCCCCGACGGTGTGTTCAGCCAGCCCGGTGCCTTGGGGAACACGCCTCCCTTTCTGGGGCAGCACGGTTTCAACTTCTTCCCCGGCAACGCTGACTTTTCCACCTGGGGTACCAGCGTGTCCCAGGGTCAGTCCACGCAGACGTCCGTCTACAGTAACAGCTACGGCTACGCGCCCAGCTCGCTGGGCCGGGCCATCGCCGACGGACAGGCCGGCTTCGGGAGCGACACGCAGCTCAGTAAGATGCCGGTGTTGAACAGCATCGAGCAGAGCATGGCGGGGCTCAAACTGGGTACGGACATGGTTGCGGCCGTCACTAAAACTGTGGGCGTGCCCTTAGGGGGCACCGTGGGAATGAGCAGCATGGCAGCAAATAACCTTCCGCCTTCCGTGAGCTCGTCCGCAGGTAAACCGGCCTCATGGGCAGCCATCGCCAAGAAGCCGGCCAAGCCACTACTCAAGGCTCAGCCCAAAGCCAACATGGGGATATTGGGCGCCGCCATTCCTCCGCCGCCCATAAAGCACAACATGAACATTGGTACCTGGGATGATAAGGGCGGCCTGAACAAGCCGCCGTTAGCTCAGACGATGATGCCTACGCCACCTCTGGTACAGCAGCCTCTTCTCGCTCAGCCCCCGGCCTTACTGCAGAACCCTTTGTCCCATCAGCCTCAGCACCAGCACCAGCACCAGCCCTTCCACCTCCAATCCCTCCAGTCCCCACAACACCCTCAGTCCCTCCCGCCCGGCCCCCTGCACCTTTCCTCTCACCACGGCCCCCCGCAAGCCCTCCATCAGCATCAACCCCAGCAGCCCGGCCCGCCGCCCAACCGCTGGTTGGCTCCCAGGAACCGGGTCGACGGCTTCGGCATGGGCGTCGGCATCCCGCCGCATGCCTCGCTGTGCTTGGGCGAAGTGCACCCCGTGCTGGAGAAACTGCGCGCTCTcaacaactacaaccccaaAGAGTTTGACTGGAACTTGAAAAACGGACGCGTTTTCATCATCAAAAGCTATTCGGAAGACGACATCCACCGCTCCATCAAGTACTCCATCTGGTGTAGCACAGAACACGGCAACAAGCGTCTGGACGGGGCCTACCGCTCGCTGGGCGGCAAGGGGCCCTTGTATCTGCTGTTCAGCGTCAACGGCAGCGGGCACTTCTGTGGCGTGGCCGAGATGCGCTCGCCGGTGGACTACAACGCCTACGCCGGTGTCTGGTCTCAGGATAAGTGGAAGGGCAAGTTCGAGGTGAAGTGGGCTTTCATCAAGGACGTGCCCAACAACCAGCTGCGACACATCCGGCTGGAGAACAACGACAACAAGCCTGTGACCAACTCCAGGGACACTCAGGAGGTGCCCCTCGAGAAGGC